From a region of the Corallococcus coralloides DSM 2259 genome:
- a CDS encoding peroxiredoxin family protein: MASTKIPLTLLDPDGGWVNAPVHVSELDGLPVLLHFWTMDCEDCAKQFEAVNQWVVDYGPKGLKVIGVDVTHNETELRDTNKVEGFAREHGLRYPIAMDDGSMAKAYGVDKHPAFLLFGTDGRLKNRIGGKDAVRRMRALLKDLPGQEPPALHGEVSREQEDQVAASNP; this comes from the coding sequence ATGGCCTCGACGAAAATCCCGCTCACGCTGCTGGACCCGGATGGCGGGTGGGTGAATGCCCCCGTCCACGTCTCGGAGCTCGATGGACTGCCCGTCCTCCTCCACTTCTGGACCATGGACTGCGAGGACTGCGCGAAGCAGTTCGAGGCCGTGAACCAGTGGGTGGTGGACTACGGGCCCAAGGGCCTGAAGGTCATTGGCGTGGACGTCACCCACAATGAGACGGAGCTCCGGGACACCAACAAGGTGGAGGGCTTCGCGCGCGAGCATGGCCTGCGCTACCCCATCGCCATGGACGACGGCTCCATGGCCAAGGCCTACGGCGTGGACAAGCACCCCGCATTCCTCCTCTTCGGCACGGATGGGCGGCTGAAGAACCGCATTGGCGGCAAGGACGCCGTGCGCCGCATGCGCGCGCTGCTCAAGGACCTGCCCGGCCAGGAGCCACCCGCGCTCCACGGCGAGGTGTCCCGCGAACAGGAAGACCAGGTCGCGGCCTCCAATCCCTGA
- a CDS encoding aminotransferase class I/II-fold pyridoxal phosphate-dependent enzyme, translating into MRIPDFELERYFARWEFAAPYLLCSSDIQGWRMADLLALASPEDRERWDGLSLGYTETPGLPALREAIAGMYPGLISEDVLTFAGAQEALFVAMNVQLGPGTHAVVTWPGYQSLYEVARSVGAEVTLLPLREEDGWALDLDALTAALRPDTRMVVVNFPHNPTGSLLDRATFQKLCALCESRGIHLFSDEVYRLLEYDANDTLPPAASCFTKGVSLGVMSKAFGLAGLRVGWLATRDAELLARCRAFKDYTSLCNSAPSELLSLIALRARERVLERSRGLLAANLARLDDFFARHADTFHWVRPRAGSVAFPRLLRNIPVARFTESLITREGVLLLPGNVYGFPGNHFRLGLGRANLPEALERLERFVRDGGLDTLE; encoded by the coding sequence ATGCGCATCCCCGACTTCGAACTGGAACGGTACTTCGCGCGCTGGGAGTTCGCCGCGCCCTACCTCCTGTGCTCCTCCGACATCCAGGGCTGGCGCATGGCGGACCTGCTGGCGCTCGCGTCGCCGGAGGACCGTGAGCGCTGGGACGGGCTGTCGCTCGGCTACACGGAGACGCCCGGCCTGCCCGCGCTGCGCGAGGCCATCGCCGGCATGTACCCGGGCCTCATCTCCGAGGACGTCCTTACCTTCGCGGGCGCGCAGGAGGCGCTGTTCGTCGCGATGAACGTCCAGCTGGGGCCCGGCACGCACGCCGTCGTCACCTGGCCGGGCTATCAGTCGCTCTACGAGGTCGCGCGCTCCGTGGGCGCGGAGGTGACGCTGCTGCCCCTGCGCGAGGAGGACGGCTGGGCCCTGGACCTGGACGCACTCACTGCGGCGCTGCGCCCGGACACGCGCATGGTCGTGGTGAACTTCCCGCACAACCCCACGGGCTCTCTGCTGGATCGCGCGACGTTCCAGAAGCTGTGCGCGCTGTGCGAGTCGCGCGGCATCCACCTCTTCTCCGACGAGGTGTACCGCCTGCTGGAGTACGACGCGAACGACACGCTGCCGCCCGCGGCGTCGTGCTTCACGAAGGGCGTGAGCCTGGGCGTGATGTCCAAGGCGTTCGGCCTCGCGGGCCTGCGCGTGGGCTGGCTCGCCACCCGGGACGCGGAGCTGCTCGCGCGCTGCCGTGCCTTCAAGGACTACACGTCGCTCTGCAACAGCGCCCCCAGCGAGCTCTTGTCCCTCATCGCGCTGCGCGCCCGCGAGCGCGTGCTGGAGCGCAGCCGCGGCCTGCTCGCCGCGAACCTCGCGCGGCTGGATGACTTCTTCGCGCGCCACGCGGACACCTTCCACTGGGTACGCCCGCGCGCCGGCAGCGTGGCCTTCCCCCGTCTGCTGCGAAACATCCCGGTGGCTCGTTTCACCGAGTCACTGATTACCCGCGAGGGCGTGTTGCTGTTGCCAGGCAACGTGTATGGCTTTCCGGGCAATCACTTCCGGTTGGGGTTGGGCCGCGCCAACCTGCCGGAAGCACTGGAGCGGCTGGAACGCTTCGTACGAGACGGCGGATTGGACACGCTGGAGTGA
- a CDS encoding choice-of-anchor X domain-containing protein, whose product MTRDDGPISSASRLRHGRWLLALVPLVLVGGAFFWWQGSEGAEAPEGAPEPASAPVPGAREVSRAPAERSSAAMAAEPAAPSLLSPEAREREARRELWQKRLERAKRSLESYVAATRYPPESRPSREHPDQLELAEPERTRPLSPKAAEDGTSDVQLRLKQDKVFVVGDEAVLFTVACEDSRRAPRPCEVVSAQAHEADHLADAGGVPGVPVTFVDSGQGGDAVAGDGILTGRFQPSKQGFAMFSGTLRVTLRVRSGSLEDSAFFDVLYTPAPPATFTGRVREVLEGGSLDLYLPVQVRKAGRYVVSGRLDDEGGVPFAVVSFNEELQEGAQEVKLNVFGKVVRDDKPTFPLILRDVEGFLLKERGDPDRELMVTLRGPVHTTRVYSLDQFSDAEWRSPERDLYTRELEKDVMEAQKQLDAALSDTPEP is encoded by the coding sequence ATGACACGCGACGACGGCCCCATCTCCTCCGCCTCCCGGCTGCGCCACGGCCGGTGGTTGCTCGCCCTCGTGCCCCTGGTGCTCGTGGGCGGGGCGTTCTTCTGGTGGCAGGGAAGCGAAGGGGCTGAAGCGCCGGAGGGCGCACCGGAGCCCGCCTCCGCTCCGGTGCCCGGCGCCCGCGAGGTGTCGCGGGCACCGGCGGAGCGCTCCAGCGCGGCCATGGCGGCCGAGCCCGCCGCGCCGTCGCTGCTCAGCCCGGAGGCCCGCGAGCGCGAGGCCCGCCGCGAGCTGTGGCAGAAGCGGCTGGAGCGCGCGAAGCGCTCGTTGGAATCCTACGTGGCGGCCACGCGCTACCCGCCCGAGTCTCGGCCCAGCCGCGAGCATCCGGATCAGCTGGAGCTGGCGGAGCCGGAGCGCACCCGGCCGCTGAGCCCCAAGGCCGCGGAGGACGGCACCTCCGACGTGCAGCTGCGGCTCAAGCAGGACAAGGTGTTCGTCGTCGGTGACGAAGCGGTGCTCTTCACCGTGGCGTGCGAGGACTCACGCCGCGCGCCGCGCCCGTGCGAGGTGGTGTCCGCGCAGGCGCACGAGGCGGACCACCTGGCGGACGCGGGCGGCGTGCCGGGCGTGCCGGTGACGTTCGTGGACTCGGGCCAGGGCGGCGACGCGGTGGCGGGCGACGGGATACTCACCGGGCGCTTCCAGCCGTCGAAGCAGGGCTTCGCGATGTTCTCCGGCACGTTGCGCGTGACCCTTCGCGTGCGCTCGGGGTCGCTGGAGGACTCGGCGTTCTTCGACGTGCTCTACACGCCCGCGCCGCCGGCCACGTTCACCGGCAGGGTGCGCGAGGTGCTGGAGGGCGGGTCGCTGGACCTGTACCTGCCCGTCCAGGTCCGCAAGGCGGGGCGGTACGTGGTGTCCGGCCGGCTGGATGACGAAGGCGGCGTGCCGTTCGCGGTGGTGTCCTTCAACGAGGAGCTCCAGGAGGGCGCGCAGGAGGTGAAGCTCAACGTCTTCGGCAAGGTCGTCCGGGACGACAAGCCCACGTTCCCGCTCATCCTGCGCGACGTGGAGGGCTTCCTGCTCAAGGAGCGGGGCGACCCGGACCGCGAGCTGATGGTCACGCTGCGCGGGCCCGTGCACACCACGCGCGTGTACTCGCTGGATCAGTTCTCGGATGCGGAGTGGAGGAGCCCCGAGCGCGACCTCTACACCCGCGAGCTGGAGAAGGACGTCATGGAGGCGCAGAAGCAGCTGGACGCCGCGCTCTCCGACACGCCCGAGCCCTGA
- a CDS encoding PP2C family protein-serine/threonine phosphatase, whose amino-acid sequence MRFECAGQTHIGRRPHNEDAYCVLPERGLFVVADGLGGQEGGEVASQCVVDTFAGFSDRLDRDRDGTWPDAVDPARSREENYLAACTALAQRTLRVRRVGKLKEMASTVVALAVGERFAAVAHVGDSRLYRLREGQLEPLTRDHSLIEELRAAGREPPGNPANLRHLITRALGTENAEPTVQRLETQPGDVFLLCSDGLYEPLGPEVMKEQLRAPSAQAACDALVTAAYEAGGRDNITAVVLRVAV is encoded by the coding sequence ATGAGATTCGAGTGCGCGGGGCAGACCCACATCGGTCGGCGTCCGCACAATGAAGATGCGTACTGCGTGCTGCCCGAGCGCGGGTTGTTCGTCGTGGCGGACGGCCTGGGGGGGCAGGAGGGTGGGGAGGTCGCCAGCCAGTGCGTGGTGGACACCTTCGCGGGGTTCAGCGACCGGCTGGACCGCGATCGCGACGGCACCTGGCCGGACGCGGTGGATCCCGCGCGAAGCCGTGAGGAGAACTACCTGGCCGCCTGCACCGCGCTCGCCCAGCGCACGTTGCGCGTGCGCCGCGTGGGCAAGCTCAAGGAGATGGCCTCCACGGTGGTGGCGCTCGCGGTGGGAGAGCGCTTCGCGGCGGTGGCCCACGTGGGTGACAGCCGCCTGTACCGCCTGCGCGAGGGCCAGCTGGAGCCGCTCACGCGCGACCACTCGCTCATCGAGGAGCTGCGCGCCGCGGGGCGCGAGCCGCCCGGCAATCCGGCCAACCTGCGCCACCTCATCACCCGCGCCCTGGGCACGGAGAACGCGGAGCCCACCGTGCAGCGTCTGGAGACGCAGCCCGGGGATGTCTTCCTCCTGTGCTCGGACGGGTTGTATGAGCCCCTGGGCCCGGAAGTGATGAAGGAGCAGCTGCGCGCGCCCTCCGCCCAGGCCGCGTGTGACGCGCTCGTCACCGCCGCCTACGAGGCCGGTGGCCGCGACAACATCACCGCCGTGGTGCTGCGCGTGGCGGTCTGA
- a CDS encoding methyl-accepting chemotaxis protein codes for MTLSLAARLTAALTAVVITLTLLTVTLMGVSLRSRVESEMASALTRDTTRWQALKDQELRVLAELGRVAAANPAFTAAFAEDHSETDALLNEHRTVLGVDLMALVGVDGTVLASSGERTLPGIDKVVRQQGQVLLPATGVPLFAVAQALQSNGVPVGYLVVGSELGAEELRRLGEGSEDLEALLHAGPRLVARSVHAVQAKALLAAAGAGGKNGAEVNVGGVSLHVSRVEVGEGLELVLARGAQAEWARMRATLMEVLGLGLLVALVAGGSMFLLVRRMMAPLGALTAAAARVVKEGDFSGTLDIHSRDEIGQLATSFGDMMARLRAVLMALKNSAQELEATALELANSASDQNLAVTRQAAALHQTQIAARQLQESSRAAAQRATGVLREAEKAGAVGQAGESAVAGSVGGLTHIRSQVERISTTVSELRQSTRQVGDITGTVKDLADQSNVLALNAAIEAARSGEAGRAFAVVARQMRSLADQSATATARVQTILADIGRAISEAVQTSEGGTREVEGGLEQARAAGESLRALAEVIQNNSVSVKSIADMVSQQDAGIAELFAALSDLTRLADETVERVATSAVAAARLTTASHEVSNIVEQYRL; via the coding sequence ATGACGCTCAGCCTTGCCGCGCGCCTGACCGCGGCCCTCACCGCCGTTGTCATCACCCTCACGCTGCTGACCGTCACGTTGATGGGGGTGTCGCTGCGCTCGCGCGTGGAGTCCGAAATGGCCTCCGCCCTGACGCGGGACACGACCCGCTGGCAGGCGTTGAAGGACCAGGAGCTGCGGGTGCTGGCGGAGCTGGGGCGCGTGGCCGCTGCCAACCCCGCGTTCACGGCGGCCTTCGCGGAGGATCATTCGGAGACGGACGCCCTGCTGAACGAGCACCGCACGGTGCTGGGCGTGGACCTGATGGCGCTGGTGGGCGTGGACGGGACGGTGCTCGCGTCCTCCGGCGAGCGGACCCTGCCGGGCATCGACAAGGTGGTGCGCCAGCAGGGGCAGGTGCTGCTGCCGGCCACGGGCGTGCCCCTGTTCGCGGTGGCGCAGGCGCTGCAGTCCAACGGCGTGCCGGTGGGCTACCTCGTGGTGGGCTCGGAGCTGGGCGCGGAGGAGCTGCGGCGGCTGGGCGAGGGGAGCGAAGACCTGGAGGCGTTGCTGCACGCGGGGCCCCGGCTGGTGGCGAGGTCGGTGCACGCGGTCCAGGCGAAGGCGCTGCTGGCCGCGGCGGGCGCGGGCGGGAAGAACGGCGCCGAGGTGAACGTGGGCGGCGTGTCGCTGCACGTGTCGCGGGTGGAGGTGGGCGAGGGCCTGGAGCTGGTGCTGGCGCGCGGCGCTCAGGCGGAGTGGGCGCGGATGCGCGCCACGCTGATGGAGGTGCTGGGGCTGGGGCTGCTCGTGGCGCTGGTGGCGGGCGGGAGCATGTTCCTGCTGGTGCGCCGGATGATGGCGCCCCTGGGCGCGCTGACGGCGGCGGCGGCGCGGGTCGTGAAGGAAGGGGACTTCAGCGGCACGTTGGACATCCACTCCCGGGATGAGATTGGTCAGCTGGCCACGTCCTTCGGGGACATGATGGCGCGGCTGCGCGCGGTGCTGATGGCGCTGAAGAACTCCGCGCAGGAGCTGGAGGCGACGGCGCTGGAGCTGGCGAACTCCGCGTCGGACCAGAACCTGGCGGTGACGCGGCAGGCGGCGGCGCTGCACCAGACGCAGATCGCCGCGCGGCAGCTCCAGGAGAGCTCGCGGGCGGCGGCGCAGCGGGCCACGGGCGTGCTGCGCGAGGCGGAGAAGGCGGGCGCGGTGGGGCAGGCGGGCGAGTCCGCGGTGGCGGGCAGCGTGGGCGGGCTCACGCACATCCGTTCGCAGGTGGAGCGCATCTCCACCACGGTGTCGGAGCTGCGGCAGAGCACGCGGCAGGTGGGCGACATCACCGGCACGGTGAAGGACCTGGCGGACCAGTCCAACGTGCTGGCGTTGAACGCCGCCATCGAGGCGGCGCGCAGCGGCGAGGCGGGCCGGGCGTTCGCGGTGGTGGCCCGGCAGATGCGGTCGCTGGCGGACCAGTCCGCGACGGCCACGGCGCGCGTGCAGACCATCCTGGCGGACATCGGCCGCGCCATCTCCGAGGCGGTGCAGACGAGCGAGGGCGGCACGCGCGAGGTGGAGGGTGGCCTGGAGCAGGCGCGCGCGGCGGGTGAGAGCCTGCGCGCGCTGGCCGAGGTCATCCAGAACAACAGCGTGTCCGTGAAGAGCATCGCGGACATGGTGAGCCAGCAGGACGCGGGCATCGCGGAGCTGTTCGCCGCGCTGAGCGACCTGACACGGCTTGCGGACGAGACGGTGGAGCGCGTGGCCACCAGCGCCGTGGCCGCCGCGCGCCTCACGACCGCGTCCCACGAGGTCAGCAACATCGTGGAGCAGTACCGCCTGTGA